A single genomic interval of Romboutsia ilealis harbors:
- a CDS encoding IS1595 family transposase, translating to MPSIKSILTDIQTLPLGQIEELLSYLEEFLVLGSQVGQVCEEVKEFRFAKGKVCPHCNSESISRNGKYNGKQRYICKDCRKTFTDFTNSATYRSKKSLDKWLKYAKCMIMGLSIRKSAKIVGINIATSFFWRHKILDCISDFLGTGHVDGVIEADEVFFAESFKGTRTGNMPRKSRKRGKEIKKRGISKEQICVATALDRQGNLIIEPLCKGRMTHKELERLYKGHIGENSILCTDSHKSYIKFATDFNLDHKRIKTGKHKEGIYHIQHINSLHSNLKKWMGRFNGVASKYISNYMQWFKWLRLFETDRDYIKTKNFIVQSNVAYSYTKIKDFKLRTLEFM from the coding sequence ATGCCAAGTATAAAGTCTATATTAACAGATATACAAACATTACCATTAGGTCAAATAGAGGAATTATTATCTTACTTAGAAGAATTTCTTGTATTAGGTTCTCAAGTAGGACAAGTATGTGAAGAAGTTAAAGAGTTTAGATTTGCTAAGGGGAAAGTGTGCCCTCATTGTAATTCTGAATCGATATCAAGAAATGGTAAATACAATGGTAAGCAAAGATATATCTGTAAAGATTGTAGAAAGACTTTTACTGATTTTACAAACTCTGCAACATATAGAAGTAAGAAATCTTTAGATAAGTGGTTAAAATACGCTAAATGTATGATTATGGGTCTATCAATAAGAAAATCTGCTAAAATAGTAGGTATAAATATAGCAACAAGTTTCTTCTGGAGACACAAAATACTTGATTGTATAAGCGATTTTTTAGGTACTGGTCATGTTGATGGAGTAATAGAAGCAGATGAAGTATTTTTTGCTGAAAGTTTTAAAGGTACAAGAACTGGTAATATGCCAAGAAAATCTCGTAAAAGAGGTAAAGAGATTAAAAAAAGAGGTATATCTAAGGAGCAGATTTGTGTTGCAACAGCGTTAGATAGACAGGGAAACTTAATAATAGAGCCTTTATGTAAAGGTAGAATGACACATAAAGAACTTGAAAGGCTTTATAAAGGACATATAGGAGAAAATTCTATATTATGTACAGACAGCCATAAGTCATATATTAAATTTGCTACAGATTTTAATTTAGACCATAAACGTATAAAAACAGGTAAACATAAAGAAGGTATTTATCACATCCAGCATATCAACAGTTTACACAGTAACTTAAAGAAATGGATGGGTAGATTTAATGGTGTCGCAAGTAAGTATATATCAAACTATATGCAATGGTTTAAGTGGTTAAGATTATTTGAAACTGATAGAGATTATATTAAAACTAAGAATTTTATTGTACAAAGCAATGTGGCATACTCTTATACTAAGATAAAGGATTTCAAATTAAGAACTCTAGAGTTTATGTAA
- a CDS encoding ParM/StbA family protein produces MNKKIYVDLGNSNYKMLVGDKKIVDCSNIQEVTAGTFGAWNIDNKHYIIGAGAVTRKQTNKIVPEKRALLSRALYSVVDNGDKIDLVTVLPLSLYFDVANRESYINLLKGKHTITNSDGAKKSFTIASVAVYAEGFSSLITDMTLLQQPIYVVDIGGTDLDIFYVNRTPDANKLQTTEKGTNILTTQLAKVLTSKLLESYNGSQVELLLERYETLPKEIKDTIDSFMEEYIKVNIQIPLKDLGYRDLLATPIIFTGGGSKLMAKYISKIPNAKILDNCIFSNIEGARILDLRKNGGK; encoded by the coding sequence ATGAATAAGAAAATATATGTAGATTTAGGCAATAGCAATTACAAAATGTTAGTAGGAGATAAGAAAATAGTAGATTGTAGTAACATCCAAGAAGTAACAGCAGGCACATTTGGAGCTTGGAATATTGATAATAAACATTACATAATAGGAGCTGGAGCTGTGACACGTAAACAGACTAATAAAATAGTTCCAGAAAAAAGAGCTTTATTAAGCAGGGCATTATATAGTGTAGTTGATAATGGAGATAAGATAGACTTAGTAACAGTATTACCTTTAAGTTTATACTTTGATGTAGCAAATAGAGAAAGCTATATAAACCTTCTAAAAGGCAAACACACTATAACAAATAGTGATGGAGCTAAAAAGAGTTTTACTATAGCTAGTGTGGCTGTATATGCAGAAGGATTTAGTTCATTGATAACTGATATGACATTATTACAACAGCCAATATATGTTGTAGATATAGGTGGAACAGATTTAGATATATTTTATGTTAACCGTACACCAGATGCGAATAAACTACAAACTACTGAAAAAGGTACTAATATTTTAACAACTCAATTAGCTAAAGTATTAACTTCAAAATTACTTGAAAGTTATAATGGTTCGCAGGTTGAATTGTTACTAGAAAGATATGAAACACTTCCAAAAGAAATAAAAGATACTATAGATAGCTTTATGGAAGAATATATCAAGGTTAATATACAAATACCTTTAAAAGATTTAGGATATAGAGATTTATTAGCAACACCAATAATTTTCACAGGTGGAGGTTCAAAGCTAATGGCAAAATATATATCTAAAATACCAAATGCTAAGATATTAGACAACTGTATATTTAGTAATATAGAAGGAGCTAGAATACTTGACTTAAGAAAAAATGGAGGTAAATAA